A single region of the Anaerolineae bacterium genome encodes:
- the lysX gene encoding lysine biosynthesis protein LysX, translated as MKIGMLLSRVRAEEKLLADEMERRGLDFELIDDRQLILPMDQPARRWDVILERCIQHSRAEHALRVFQDWGIPTVNRWEVAQICGSKFMTTSALLRAGVPTPRTVIAFTEESALEAIEQMGYPVVIKPVVGSWGRMVVKINDRDAAEAVIQHKATLGNFLHSIFYIQEYIRKPGRDIRSFVVGDETICAIYRSSEHWITNTARGGRASNCPVTPELDALSRAAARAVGGGVL; from the coding sequence GTGAAAATCGGAATGCTGTTGTCACGCGTACGGGCGGAGGAGAAGCTCCTGGCCGATGAGATGGAGCGGCGCGGGCTGGATTTCGAGCTGATCGATGACCGACAGTTGATTTTGCCCATGGATCAGCCGGCGCGCCGCTGGGATGTGATCCTGGAGCGCTGTATCCAGCATTCGCGGGCGGAGCATGCCCTGCGGGTGTTTCAGGATTGGGGCATTCCGACGGTGAACCGCTGGGAGGTGGCGCAGATTTGCGGGAGCAAGTTTATGACGACCAGCGCCCTCCTGCGCGCCGGCGTCCCCACCCCGCGCACCGTCATCGCTTTCACGGAAGAGTCCGCGCTCGAGGCCATCGAGCAGATGGGCTATCCGGTGGTCATCAAGCCGGTTGTTGGCTCCTGGGGGCGTATGGTGGTGAAGATCAACGACCGCGATGCGGCGGAGGCGGTGATCCAGCATAAGGCCACGCTGGGGAACTTCCTGCACTCCATCTTCTATATCCAGGAATATATCCGCAAGCCCGGTCGGGATATCCGTTCCTTTGTGGTGGGCGATGAGACCATCTGCGCTATCTACCGCTCCTCCGAACATTGGATCACCAACACGGCGCGCGGCGGGCGGGCGTCCAACTGCCCGGTGACGCCGGAGCTGGACGCATTGAGCCGGGCGGCGGCGCGCGCCGTGGGCGGTGGGGTGCT